Proteins from a genomic interval of Candidatus Methylomirabilota bacterium:
- the lnt gene encoding apolipoprotein N-acyltransferase, which yields MISILLAALSGGFLILAFPTPDLGWLAFVALVPLLWAVRGRPPARAFYLGTLTGLLFYLISISWVTNSMMAYGGVPFAISMLALVLLAAYLALYLGVFAMGAAWLSRAPWPLYLLVLPAFWVGLEYLRTYALTGVPWILLGYTQYRHGVLLPIATVAGVYGLSFIVALINTLLTQTVGGASHRLQAIGVAGIVVLALWGSPRLLSPASTALGTGRSAPDNVEPTLDVAVVQGNIDQALKWDPAMQAATIEQYRRLSQEAAKAAPTLIVWPETAVPFFLRYEPVLLNRVMDIAAETGSYLLVGSPDAEPSTAADGGTRYRNSAFLISPRRELLGRYDKIHMVPFGEYVPLKSLLFFVNKLAYGIGDFEGGRSYTVFDIPGGRFGTTICYEVIFPDQVRRYVVEGAEFLVNITNDAWFGRSAAPVQHLAMAVLRAVENRRYLVRAANTGISAIVDPNGRIVRASDIFAPAVIAEQIRAERAQTFYTRYGDLFAWICIIFVAAVFLVAWTRNTVGIASISAVTSQRRIR from the coding sequence ATGATATCGATCTTGCTGGCCGCACTGTCCGGAGGATTCCTCATCCTTGCGTTTCCCACGCCGGATCTCGGATGGCTGGCGTTCGTCGCCCTGGTCCCATTACTGTGGGCTGTTCGAGGCCGGCCGCCGGCTCGAGCCTTCTATCTGGGGACGCTAACGGGGTTACTCTTTTATCTGATCAGCATTTCCTGGGTAACGAATTCGATGATGGCATATGGTGGTGTGCCGTTTGCGATCAGTATGCTCGCGCTGGTTCTACTGGCGGCCTACCTTGCCCTGTACCTTGGCGTATTCGCGATGGGTGCCGCCTGGTTGTCGAGGGCACCGTGGCCCCTGTACCTGCTGGTTCTGCCGGCCTTCTGGGTCGGTTTGGAATACCTGCGGACCTACGCGCTGACGGGTGTTCCCTGGATCCTTCTTGGCTACACGCAATACCGGCACGGTGTACTCTTGCCGATTGCCACGGTTGCAGGCGTATACGGCCTGTCGTTTATTGTCGCGCTTATCAACACCCTGTTGACCCAGACGGTTGGAGGCGCATCACACCGTCTGCAAGCCATCGGCGTGGCCGGTATCGTTGTCCTGGCCCTGTGGGGATCCCCCAGACTCCTTTCGCCGGCTTCGACGGCGCTCGGCACAGGACGTTCCGCGCCGGACAATGTCGAGCCGACACTTGATGTTGCCGTCGTTCAAGGGAATATCGACCAGGCGCTGAAATGGGATCCGGCGATGCAGGCCGCCACCATCGAGCAGTATCGTCGTCTCAGTCAGGAGGCGGCAAAGGCCGCCCCAACCCTCATTGTATGGCCCGAAACCGCCGTTCCATTCTTTCTTCGATACGAACCGGTATTGCTGAACCGCGTCATGGATATCGCGGCTGAAACCGGAAGTTATCTCCTGGTGGGCAGCCCGGACGCAGAGCCCTCTACGGCCGCCGACGGAGGGACACGATATCGCAACAGCGCGTTTCTGATCTCGCCACGTCGGGAACTCCTCGGTAGATACGATAAGATACATATGGTACCCTTTGGGGAGTATGTCCCCCTCAAATCGCTTCTGTTTTTTGTCAACAAACTGGCGTATGGAATCGGTGACTTCGAAGGGGGTCGGTCCTACACCGTGTTTGACATTCCGGGCGGCCGGTTCGGAACGACGATCTGTTATGAGGTGATCTTTCCGGATCAGGTTCGACGATACGTCGTTGAGGGGGCGGAGTTTCTCGTCAACATTACCAACGATGCGTGGTTCGGTCGATCGGCTGCCCCGGTCCAGCACCTGGCGATGGCCGTCCTTCGAGCCGTCGAGAACCGTCGCTATCTGGTTCGAGCGGCCAATACGGGCATTTCCGCTATTGTGGATCCGAACGGTCGGATCGTGCGCGCCTCGGATATCTTTGCGCCTGCCGTCATTGCAGAGCAGATTCGCGCAGAGCGGGCGCAAACGTTTTACACTCGCTATGGCGATCTCTTTGCGTGGATCTGTATCATCTTTGTTGCGGCCGTATTCCTGGTCGCGTGGACCAGAAACACCGTCGGGATCGCTTCGATCTCGGCTGTCACTTCACAGAGGAGGATACGATGA